The following proteins come from a genomic window of Metarhizium brunneum chromosome 2, complete sequence:
- the ace2 gene encoding Metallothionein expression activator: MAQFRTQTVPHRQRISTDDNFQHPDSLATIMLPNSPTGVHARQRQHRRQNSTPSALEGVNISPLSNANNRRQAAAHRRGLSLDMRRHQTTPQTARQDFNQVRMATNNTGLANTSQHHVLPEAQQQRTQARPGPNQMQYASMVSNSNESFLISPHGTPQTQRFAPSSCFDTNAGRFSYPAHVDMMMRKNQENYYNNMAESASFDLFSNNSALSTPTFINFPDSPAGQVWPADDASSRRNSRRISDGIMDRVNKFEGMGIEEAQRPTTPPNQNGTNYYPPTPVETPQGRIFKQEARPGRFSDDYDESMEETIKPNRNSRSGLRTQSVFAHMRQQAEQNAGSLSPPVTNKISDAECLSGLQMQNSDYMNMNALRQEFVKIEDQNDAARLELDTTNSLSDLSHHTSPDTQNHGQFVGAAFEGKLDLQHFARLDSAAQSRKSSPHRRTESVASMASAASIADINIDETRTDTGVTLEEISQYIHSPETTDGKWMCLFEDCGKKFGRKENIKSHVQTHLNDRQYQCPTCKKCFVRQHDLKRHAKIHTGIKPYPCECGNSFARHDALTRHRQRGMCIGAFDGAVRKSAKRGRPRKRPDLETRREKSARTRKKNMSISSMSSFSGYSDSSAINSPDNEYNMLDDMVDLDIVSARTHGMPSMSTAPMPTLIPRVMNQDMAQSPSVVSAHSYVSPEAIMDTAPSHPASPAKSGVSHYNTPPPPELSQSSSPPPCHFFDLAPNTSSGADLAVMSSTNSMMGSSGMSGTLPMGMGDQDDDLLLQFSQDDSGLVQLDRDSNMLMLSKFDDEFEAAVSMFTNNDDMFFSNS, translated from the exons ATGGCGCAGTTTCGGACCCAGACGGTTCCCCATCGACAAAGAATATCGACCGACGACAACTTCCAACATCCGGACTCCCTTGCAACAATCATGCTGCCCAATTCGCCGACGGGTGTTCACGCCAGGCAGAGGCAACACCGCCGCCAGAATTCGACACCCTCTGCTCTCGAAGGCGTGAATATCTCGCCGCTGTCAAACGCCAACAACAGACGACAAGCCGCTGCCCACCGGCGCGGCCTCAGTCTCGACATGAGACGACACCAGACGACACCACAGACAGCACGGCAGGACTTCAACCAGGTAAGAATGGCTACTAACAACACAGGATTAGCAAACACCTCGCAGCATCATGTTCTGCCAGAAGCGCAGCAGCAACGCACCCAAGCACGCCCGGGCCCCAACCAGATGCAGTACGCATCCATGGTATCAAATAGCAATGAGAGTTTCTTGATCTCGCCACATGGTACTCCTCAGACCCAGAGGTTCGCTCCGTCGTCATGTTTTGACACAAATGCTGGCCGCTTCTCGTACCCGGCTCACGTCGACATGATGATGCGGAAGAACCAAGAGAATTACTACAACAACATGGCCGAGAGCGCAAGTTTTGACCTCTTCTCCAATAACAGCGCCCTCTCAACTCCCACCTTTATCAACTTTCCAGACAGCCCTGCTGGCCAGGTTTGGCCCGCCGATGACGCAAGTTCTCGACGGAATTCGAGGCGGATTAGCGACGGCATCATGGACCGTGTCAACAAGTTTGAGGGCATGGGCATTGAAGAGGCTCAAAGACCTACAACACCACCTAATCAGAATGGAACTA ATTACTACCCTCCCACACCGGTGGAAACTCCCCAAGGCCGTATTTTCAAGCAAGAAGCCAGGCCAGGAAGATTTTCTGATGACTATGACGAATCAATGGAAGAAACTATCAAGCCCAACCGAAACAGCCGTTCTGGTCTCAGAACCCAGTCCGTCTTTGCACATATGAGACAGCAGGCCGAGCAAAATGCTGGCTCGCTCAGCCCCCCAGTGACAAACAAAATCTCCGATGCCGAATGCCTCAGTGGCCTCCAGATGCAAAACTCAGACTACATGAACATGAATGCTCTAAGACAAGAGTTTGTCAAGATTGAGGACCAGAACGACGCAGCAAGACTTGAGCTCGACACCACCAACTCCCTATCGGATCTTTCTCATCACACTTCTCCGGACACTCAAAATCATGGACAGTTTGTTGGCGCTGCCTTTGAGGGCAAACTCGACTTGCAGCACTTTGCTCGCTTGGACTCGGCTGCGCAGTCCAGAAAGTCTTCGCCTCATCGTCGGACAGAGTCTGTGGCTTCCAtggccagcgccgccagcataGCTGACATCAACATTGACGAGACTCGCACTGATACCGGCGTTACCCTGGAAGAGATTTCTCAGTATATCCACAGTCCCGAAACCACGGACGGCAAGTGGATGTGTCTCTTTGAAGACTGTGGCAAGAAGTTTGGGCGCAAGGAGAATATCAAGTCGCACGTCCAAACCCACCTCAATGACCGACAGTACCAATGCCCTACTTGCAAGAAGTGCTTTGTGCGCCAACACGATCTCAAGAGACACGCCAAGATCCATACCGGCATCAAGCCGTATCCCTGTGAATGCGGAAACAGCTTCGCGCGCCACGACGCCCTCACGAGACACCGGCAGCGAGGAATGTGTATCGGCGCTTTTGATGGCGCTGTCCGTAAGTCAGCGAAGCGCGGCCGCCCTAGGAAACGCCCTGACCTGGAGACGAGGAGGGAGAAGTCTGCGAgaacaagaaagaagaacATGTCGATtagctccatgtcgtcatTTTCCGGCTACTCTGACAGCTCTGCCATCAACTCGCCGGACAACGAGTATAACATGCTTGACGACATGGTAGACTTGGATATTGTCAGTGCCAGAACCCACGgaatgccatccatgtcaaCGGCTCCTATGCCTACGCTGATACCTAGGGTGATGAACCAAGACATGGCCCAGTCCCCTTCAGTTGTCAGCGCACACTCTTATGTGTCGCCAGAAGCCATCATGGACACGGCACCATCGCACCCAGCATCACCTGCAAAGAGCGGCGTCAGCCATTACAatacgccgccgccgcccgagcTGTCTCAatcgtcatcgccgccaccatgTCACTTCTTCGACTTGGCTCCCAACACGTCTTCTGGCGCCGATCTGGCGGTCATGTCATCCACGAACAGCATGATGGGTTCTTCGGGCATGAGCGGAACTCTGCCCATGGGCATGGGCGAccaggacgacgacttgCTGCTGCAGTTTAGCCAAGACGACAGTGGTCTTGTCCAGCTGGATCGTGACTCAAACATGCTCATGCTGAGTAAGTTtgacgacgagtttgaggCTGCGGTCAGCATGTTCACCAACAACGACGACATGTTCTTCAGCAACTCGTAA
- the cct6 gene encoding T-complex protein 1 subunit zeta, whose protein sequence is MSAAQLLNPKAESRRRGEALKVNINAGIGLQEVLRSNLGPLGTIKMLVDGAGQIKLTKDGNVLLREMQIQNPTAVMIARAATAQDDICGDGTTSVVLLVGELLKQADRYISEGLHPRVICDGFEIAKAEALKFLDDFKLPKEVDRELLLNVARTSLATKLNSTLAKKLTPAIVDAVLAIYQEPAKPDLHMVEIMKMQHRTAADTQLIRGLALDHGARHPDMPKRLENCYILTMNVSLEYEKTEINSGFFYSSADQRDKLVESERRFIDAKLKKIVDLKKELCGTDGKKNFVIINQKGIDPLSLDVLAKNGILALRRAKRRNMERLQLICGGVAQNTVDDLSADVLGWAGLVYEQTLGEEKYTFIEEVKDPKSVTLMIKGPNQHTIAQVTDAVRDGLRSVYNMIVDKSVVPGAGAFQLACALHLKSDTFSKTVKGKAKSGVQAFADALLIIPKTLAANAGHDVQDALAAMEDEFNDGDVVGLNLESGEPMSPELEGVFDSFRVLRNCIASSSSIASNLLLCDELLKARQMGRAAGPGPGMDGPDDHM, encoded by the exons ATGTCGGCCGCGCAGCTTCTCAACCCCAAGGCCGAGTCCCGA AGGAGGGGTGAAGCTCTGAAGGTCAACATCAATGCTGGTATTGGTCTGCAGGAGGTCCTCAGGTCCAACCTTGGCCCTCTTGGTACAATTAAGAT GCTGGTTGACGGCGCTGGACAG ATCAAACTGACCAAGGATGGAAACGTTCTCTTGAGAGAAATGCAAATCCAAAATCCAACCGCCGTCATGATTGCCCGAGCCGCGACCGCCCAGGACGATATTTGCGGAGATGGTACTACTTCGGTTGTGCTGTTGGTTGGTGAGCTCTTGAAGCAGGCGGACAGATACATCTCAGAAGGGCTGCACCCTCGTGTCATCTGTGATGGGTTCGAaattgccaaggccgaggcccTCAAG TTCCTCGATGACTTCAAGCTACCCAAAGAGGTCGACCGAGAACTACTCCTAAACGTGGCGCGCACATCTCTCGCCACCAAGCTCAACTCTACGCTTGCGAAGAAGCTCACGCCCGCTATAGTCGATGCTGTTCTCGCAATTTACCAAGAACCTGCCAAGCCCGATTTGCACATGGTTGAAATCATGAAGATGCAGCATCGTACCGCTGCCGACACCCAGCTAATTCGTGGCCTTGCTCTGGATCACGGTGCTCGTCACCCAGATATGCCCAAGAGACTGGAGAACTGCTACATCTTGACCATGAATGTCAGCTTGGAATACGAGAAGACTGAAATCAACTCTGGCTTCTTTTACTCTAGCGCCGACCAACGCGACAAGCTTGTGGAGAGTGAGCGCCGATTTATCGATGCCAAGTTGAAGAAGATTGTGGATCTGAAGAAGGAACTCTGTGGAACAGACGGCAAGAAGAACTTTGTCATTATTAATCAAAAGGGAATCGATCCACTGTCCCTGGATgtgctggccaagaacggCATCCTCGCGCTTCGACGTGCTAAGCGAAGAAACATGGAGCGTCTGCAGTTGATCTGTGGTGGCGTGGCTCAGAACACCGTTGATGACCTGTCTGCTGATGTTCTTGGATGGGCTGGGCTTGTCTATGAACAGACTCTGGGTGAGGAGAAGTACACCTTCATTGAGGAGGTGAAAGACCCCAAGTCTGTGACTCTCATGATCAAGGGGCCTAACCAGCACACCATCGCTCAAGTGACCGATGCTGTCAGAGACGGATTAAGAAGCGTCTATAACATGATTGTTGACAAGAGCGTTGTTCCTGGTGCGGGGGCGTTCCAACTAGCCTGCGCTCTTCACTTGAAGAGTGACACTTTTTCCAAAACAGTCAAGGGAAAAGCCAAGTCTGGCGTCCAGGCCTTTGCCGACGCTCTGCTTATTATCCCCAAGACGCTGGCTGCCAACGCGGGCCATGACGTTCAGGATGCTT TGGCTGCTATGGAGGACGAATTCAATGACGGGGACGTTGTTGGACTGAACTTGGAGAGCGGAGAACCTATGAGCCCCGAGTTGGAGGGTGTCTTTGACTCGTTCCGGGTACTGAGGAACTGCATTGCTTCCAGCTCTAGCATTGCATCCAACCTCTTGCTTTGCGATGAGTTGTTGAAGGCTCGGCAAATGGGTAGAGCTGCAGGTCCTGGCCCTGGAATGGACGGCCCTGATGACCACATGTAA
- the EIF3K gene encoding Eukaryotic translation initiation factor 3 subunit K yields the protein MNGEDPPERPDYITNIINGLERYNPEAVGSLETYLQEQCEQKFCDSNANRTLLKLYQLNPDRLKDEIVTNILVKAMTLFPSAQFSLALHLINPSAAATGELHEALTKLRSLNSQLEGAQYAQFWASVDGDDLCADLIADISGFEDMVRLRIAQLVSQAFREVKLAHLESWLGLSEDATRKFVTDVCGWTVDGESSIKIPSNPDNEAKKAEIREDVNVEQFARVIRRSWEETV from the exons ATGAACGGCGAAGACCCGCCTGAGCGGCCCGATTACATTACCAACATTATCAACGGCCTCGAGCGCTACAACCCTGAGGCTGTCGGTTCTCTCGAGACATATCTGCAAGAACAATGTGAACAGAAGTTTTGCGACTCCAATGCCAACCGAACCTTGCTCAAGCT gtaccaGCTCAACCCTGACCGATTGAAGGATGAGATCGTCACCAACATcctcgtcaaggccatgacCCTCTTTCCCTCCGCGCAGTTCTCTCTTGCCCTCCACCTGATCAATCCCTCAGCGGCCGCGACCGGCGAACTCCACGAGGCCCTGACCAAGCTCCGATCATTGAACTCGCAACTCGAGGGTGCTCAGTATGCCCAGTTCTGGGCCTCCGTCGACGGTGACGACCTGTGCGCTGACCTGATCGCCGATATTTCCGGCTTCGAGGACATGGTCCGACTCCGTATCGCCCAGCTAGTTTCCCAAGCTTTCCGTGAGGTGAAGCTCGCCCACCTTGAATCCTGGCTCGGGCTCAGCGAGGACGCTACCCGCAAGTTCGTCACCGATGTCTGCGGATGGACAGTCGACGGCGAGAGCAGCATCAAGATTCCGTCTAATCCGGATAACGAAGCTAAGAAGGCCGAGATTCGGGAGGATGTGAACGTGGAGCAGTTCGCAAGGGTAATCCGGCGATCATGGGAGGAGACTGTGTAA
- the adl1 gene encoding DNA ligase 3 — protein MSSPSKKRKLNTGGKQHGPSTRGLEFFFAKQRQSSVATSSADAADVPDLASTELTDEELARKLQDEWNKEVADESKNETENTRSTSPASNLAIDELSPAAQPELEPRVAKEAELPASKGNTLTLQSTGMAEDAITTNIPLDEPPLIFQPSKYLDLLREHWAAEGGNASYSLLTRCFVLVSSTASRIKIVDTLVNCLRLLIEGDPSSLLPAVWLATNSISPAYISLELGLGGSAISKALKQVCGLDNRSLKAIYDKYGDAGDVAFEAKKKQSFTLRKPKPLTIKCVYQDLVKIASSQGQGSAQAKQRIVDRLLQDARGGEESRFIVRTLCQHLRIGAVKTTMLIALSRAFLLSRPPGADYSPLSIPELYKLKKEELAEIWGKAEETVKACFARRPNYNDLIPVLLEIGISDELLIRCGLALHIPLRPMLGSITRDLSEMLTKLQGRDFACEYKYDGQRAQVHCDDGGKVSIFSRHLELMTDKYPDLVELVPRIRGEGVSSFIMEGEVVAVDRETGELKNFQTLTNRARKDVEIGSIKIDVCLFAFDLMFLNGQPLLDRPFRERRELLRSLFTEVPHNFTWVKSLDATSSDSETVLEFFKSATESKCEGVMVKILDNLVDIPYLGDQEGPAAEETEKLSTPKSKSKAKKKGNGATAAGEGDKKKTGSRRKPLLATYEPDKRLDSWLKVKKDYNSSFDTLDLIPIAGWHGQGRKAKWWSPVLLAVRNEETGMLEAVCKCMSGFTDTFYKAMKQFYDNGEESGERKNTRSQMPSFIEYSGPMPDVWFEPQEVWEMAFADVTLSPTYTAAIGLVSDERGLSLRFPRFLKKRDDKSLEEASTNEFLAGLWRKQEAKAVPREAPDGRGDGELEQMEDE, from the exons ATGTCTAGTCCGTCCAAAAAGAGGAAGCTAAATACCGGCGGAAAGCAACATGGACCATCGACAAGAGGTTTAGAGTTCTTTTTTGCGAAGCAAAGACAGAGCAGCGTAGCCACTTCCTCAGCAGATGCCGCTGACGTGCCTGACTTGGCATCTACGGAACTAACAGATGAAGAATTGGCCCGTAAGCTTCAAGATGAATGGAATAAAGAAGTAGCAGATGAGAGTAAAAATGAAACCGAGAATACTCGAAGCACTTCACCGGCTTCGAATCTGGCAATCGATGAACTTTCGCCGGCTGCCCAACCTGAGTTAGAGCCTCGTGTGGCAAAGGAGGCCGAATTGCCTGCTTCAAAGGGGAATACTCTTACGTTGCAATCTACAGGAATGGCCGAGGATGCTATTACTACCAACATCCCTCTTGATGAGCCCCCTTTAATATTTCAGCCATCAAAGTATCTCGACTTGTTGAGGGAGCACTGGGCAGCTGAAGGTGGAAACGCCTCCTATTCTTTGCTCACCAGATGTTTCGTCCTCGTCAGCAGCACGGCGAGCCGCATTAAAATAGTTGATACACTTGTCAATTGCCTTCGACTGCTAATTGAAGGAGACCCTTCAAGTCTCCTGCCAGCC GTATGGTTGGCGACGAATTCTATATCGCCAGCATATATATCCCTGGAACTGGGACTGGGGGGTTCTGCAATATCTAAAGCTCTAAAGCAAGTGTGCGGCTTGGACAATAGATCACTCAAGGCAATCTATGACAAATACGGTGATGCCGGCGATGTAGCCTTTGAGGCTAAAAAGAAGCAGAGCTTCACACTGAGAAAGCCAAAGCCACTTACGATCAAATGCGTTTATCAGGACCTTGTTAAGATTGCTAGCTCTCAAGGACAGGGCAGCGCACAGGCGAAACAGCGCATTGTGGATAGACTATTGCAAGATGCGAGGGGTGGAGAGGAGAGTCGCTTCATTGTCCGGACGCTCTGCCAGCAT CTAAGAATTGGCGCCGTGAAAACCACCATGCTCATTGCTCTGTCAAGAGCCTTTCTGCTATCTCGGCCTCCTGGTGCAGACTACTCTCCTCTGTCTATCCCTGAACTTTACAAGCtgaagaaagaagagctGGCCGAGATTTGGGGGAAAGCCGAGGAAACTGTCAAAGCCTGCTTTGCACGACGGCCCAACTACAACGATTTGATCCCAGTTCTTCTGGAAATTGGAATATCAGACGAGTTGTTGATTAGATGCGGACTAGCTCTGCACATTCCGCTTCGACCCATGCTGGGCAGCATTACCAGAGACTTGTCAGAAATGTTGACGAAACTTCAAGGAAGAGATTTTGCCTGTGAATACAAGTACGATGGCCAAAGGGCCCAGGTGCATTGCGACGATGGAGGAAAGGTGTCAATCTTTTCACGACACCTAGAACTTATGACGGACAAATATCCCGATCTTGTAGAATTGGTTCCTAGGATCCGTGGAGAGGGTGTCAGTAGCTTTATCATGGAGGGCGAAGTGGTCGCAGTGGATCGAGAAACTGGCGAGCTCAAGAACTTTCAGACCTTGACCAACCGGGCGAGAAAGGATGTGGAAATCGGCAGCATCAAGATTGATGTTTGTCTGTTTGCCTTTGATTTGATGTTCCTGAACGGGCAGCCGTTGCTGGACCGTCCATTTAGGGAACGACGGGAGTTGCTTCGATCGCTGTTCACCGAGGTGCCGCACAATTTCACCTGGGTGAAAAGCCTCGATGCGACGTCCAGTGACTCCGAAACGGTGCTCGAATTCTTCAAGTCGGCCACGGAGAGCAAATGCGAAGGAGTCATGGTCAAAATTCTTGACAACCTGGTTGATATTCCATACTTGGGCGACCAAGAGGGGCCGGCTGCTGAGGAAACAGAGAAGCTTTCGACACCAAAGTCAAAATCCAaagcaaaaaagaaaggaaatgGCGCAACAGCAgcgggggagggagacaagaagaagacgggctCTCGACGAAAGCCCCTCCTCGCGACATACGAACCCGACAAGCGGCTCGACTCATGGCTCAAAGTGAAGAAAGACTACAATTCCAGCTTTGATACCCTGGACTTGATCCCGATTGCAGGATGGCACGGACAGGGTCGAAAGGCAAAGTGGTGGTCGCCAGTTCTTCTCGCCGTTCGCAACGAAGAGACTGGCATGTTGGAAGCAGTGTGCAAATGCATGTCTGGCTTTACCGACACATTCTACAAGGCCATGAAGCAGTTCTACGACAACGGCGAAGAGAGTGGAGAGCGCAAGAATACACGGTCGCAGATGCCGAGCTTCATCGAGTATTCTGGCCCCATGCCTGACGTCTGGTTTGAGCCTCAGGAGGTGTGGGAAATGGCCTTTGCAGATGTTACCCTGAGTCCGACTTACACGGCGGCCATCGGCCTTGTCAGTGATGAACGAGGTTTAAGTTTGAGATTTCCGCGGTTCCTCAAGAAACGGGACGACAAGAGCCTGGAAGAAGCAAGCACGAATGAGTTCCTGGCCGGGCTGTGGAGGAAACAGGAGGCAAAGGCGGTCCCGCGAGAGGCACCAGACGGgagaggagatggagagctAGAGCAGATGGAGGATGAATGA
- the Ap1b1_1 gene encoding AP-1 complex subunit beta-1: protein MAVNRIRGAFAAPRKGETFELRAGLVSQYAYERKESIQKTIMAMTLGKDVSALFPDVLKNIATADLDQKKLVYLYLMNYAKSHPDLCILAVNTFVQDSEDPNPLIRALAIRTMGCIRVDKMVDYMEEPLRKTLRDESPYVRKTAATCVAKLFDLNPAMCIENGFLETLQEMIGDPNPMVVANSVQALSEITETAPETRALVVTSATLKKLLMALNECTEWGRITILTTLADYPASDVKESEHICERVVPQFQHVNPAVVLAAVKVVFIHMKAVNPELVRSLLKKMGPPLVTLVASAPEVQYVALRNIDLLLQAKPDILSKELRVFFCKYNDPPYVKLQKLEIMVRIANEKNYEQLLAELKEYALEVDMDFVRRAVKAIGQVAIKIEEASAKCVQALEDLLATKVNYVVQEVIVVVKDILRKYPGYEGVIPTLCEHIDELDEPEARGSLIWIVGEYAEKISNADQILESFVEGFMEEFTQTQLQILTAAVKLFLKKPSNTQGLVQKVLQAATAENDNPDIRDRAYVYWRLLSGDLDVAKNIVLSQKPTISTTMTTLPPSLLEQLLSELSTLASVYHKPPESFVGKGRFGADEIQRAAIQEQRQNAADNPIAASVAAAANGAGPGASSNNIENLLDIDFDGAAPASHEQQSASATPDRVASPAGGAASGGMADMMSMFDAPPIDATNNGGAAGPSSGSGINDLMGGFDGLSFGDSNSSQPLPAAMQLNNAQGGSSTQTQKKDSDDLLGLL, encoded by the exons ATGGCGGTGAATCGCATTCGCGGCGCATTCGCCGCTCCCAGAAAGGGCGAAACCTTTGAGCTCCGCGCTGGTCTGGTCTCCCAGTATGCCTATGAGCGGAAGGAGTCCATCCAAAagaccatcatggccatgacccTTGGCAAGGATGTGTCTGCCCTGTTTCCGGACGTCTTGAAGAACATTGCTACGGCCGACCTCGATCAGAAGAAGCTCGTCTATCTCTAtctcat GAATTACGCCAAGTCACATCCAGACCTATGCATTCTCGCTGTAAACACCTTTGTTCAAGATTCAGAAGATCCGAATCCTCTAATAAGAGCGCTCGCTATCCGAACCATGGGTTGCATTCGAGTTGATAAGATGGTAGACTACATGGAAGAACCGTTGCGGAAAACGTTACGAGACGAATCTCCATACGTGCGAAAGACAGCCGCCACCTGTGTCGCCAAGCTGTTCGACCTCAACCCTGCCATGTGTATCGAGAATGGTTTCCTGGAGACTCTCCAAGAGATGATTGGTGACCCGAACCCCATGGTTGTCGCCAATTCCGTGCAAGCCTTGTCTGAAATCACCGAGACCGCCCCCGAGACGAGAGCGCTGGTCGTGACCTCGGCAACTTTGAAGAAGCTTCTCATGGCGCTCAACGAATGTACAGAGTGGGGAAGAATCACCATCCTCACCACCCTGGCCGACTACCCAGCCTCAGACGTCAAGGAATCAGAACACATTTGTGAACGAGTAGTGCCGCAATTCCAGCACGTCAACCCTGCCGTTGTCTTGGCCGCTGTCAAGGTCGTTTTTATTCATATGAAGGCAGTCAACCCAGAACTGGTTCGATCCTTGCTCAAGAAGATGGGGCCTCCCCTCG TGACTTTGGTGGCCTCGGCTCCCGAGGTTCAATATGTCGCTTTACGAAACATTGATCTCCTACTTCAAGCCAAGCCCGATATCCTTAGCAAAGAGCTCCGGGTCTTCTTCTGCAAGTACAATGATCCGCCCTACGTTAAGCTCCAAAAGCTCGAGATTATGGTTCGGATAGCAAACGAGAAGAATTATGAACAGCTCCTGGCTGAACTGAAGGAATATGCTCTGGAAGTCGATATGGACTTTGTCCGCCGCGCTGTCAAGGCTATCGGGCAGGTCGCCATCAAGATTGAGGAGGCCAGCGCCAAGTGCGTGCAAGCCTTGGAAGACTTGCTGGCCACCAAGGTAAACTATGTGGTGCAAGAAGTCATCGTGGTCGTCAAGGACATTTTGCGGAAATATCCCGGCTACGAGGGTGTGATCCCCACGCTGTGTGAACATATCGATGAACTTGACGAGCCGGAGGCTCGAGGATCCCTTATTTGGATCGTTGGCGAGTATGCTGAGAAGATTAGCAACGCCGACCAGATTCTTGAGAGCTTCGTCGAGGGCTTTATGGAGGAGTTTACCCAA ACACAACTACAAATACTCACTGCAGCGGTGAAGCTCTTCCTGAAGAAGCCTAGCAACACTCAAGGACTTGTGCAGAAAGTTTTGCAGGCTGCTACTGCAGAGAACGATAACCCTGACATCCGAGATAGAGCCTATGTTTACTGGCGCCTGCTCTCTGGCGACTTGGACGTTGCAAAG AACATTGTTCTCTCCCAGAAGCCTACCATTtccaccaccatgaccacgctgccgccgtcattGCTGGAACAGCTGCTCTCAGAGCTGTCCACTTTGGCTTCGGTATACCACAAACCCCCAGAGTCATTTGTTGGCAAAGGACGATTCGGTGCCGACGAAATCCAGCGAGCCGCAATTCAAGAACAAAGACAAAATGCGGCTGACAATCCCATTGCGGCGTCTgtcgccgcagcagccaacGGCGCGGGCCCCGGTGCTTCTTCTAACAACATTGAGAACTTGCTTGACATCGACTTTGATGGCGCGGCACCGGCATCCCACGAGCAGCAAAGCGCGTCAGCGACGCCCGACCGAGTGGCGAGCCCAGCCGGTGGTGCCGCATCTGGTGGCATGGCGGACATGATGAGCATGTTCGACGCTCCTCCAATAGACGCAACCAACAATGGAGGTGCAGCAGGACCTAGCTCTGGTAGCGGCATCAACGACCTGATGGGCGGGTTTGACGGGCTGAGTTTTGGCGACAGCAACTCGAGCCAGCCTCTCCCCGCGGCGATGCAGCTGAACAATGCGCagggcggcagcagcactcAGACGCAAAAAAAGGATAGCGATGATTTGTTGGGGCTGTTGTGA
- the NIF3 gene encoding Protein NIF3 encodes MNETGAWGAWQVQPSKFTRAVVDAMRTLYPEELADRSWDNVGLLVGNSEAEGRQPKVLVTNDLTWQVAADAIGQNVSVIVSYHPFIFSGLKSITNDDPQQATLLRLAQAGVAVYCPHTAVDAAPKGLNTWLADIVAGPHASRRSVAVPCPAAPESHSPAGYGAVGHFEAPVSLAEILRRLASELGGLKYVMVASPVGADMKTATVGSFGVCAGSGYDVLKKADVDLLVTGETSHHSALRAIQQGRTLVQVFHSNSERGYLQKFLGPMLEEQLKKAVPEAQVVLSQFDKDPFTIYNVDHLG; translated from the exons ATGAACGAAACCGGGGCATGGGGAGCTTGGCAGGTCCAGCCATCCAAGTTTAcccgcgccgtcgtcgacgccatgAGGACGCT GTATCCCGAGGAATTGGCAGATAGGTCATGGGACAATGTCGGTCTCCTGGTTGGCAATTCAGAAGCTGAGGGCAGGCAGCCCAAGGTTCTGGTGACAAACGATCTCACCTGGCAGGTCGCCGCGGATGCGATTGGCCAAAATGTCAGCGTCATTGTGAGCTACC ATCCGTTCATATTCTCTGGGCTCAAGTCCATCACCAATGACGACCCCCAGCAAGCGACACTGTTACGTCTGGCCCAGGCCGGAGTGGCTGTCTACTGCCCTCACACGGCGGTCGACGCGGCCCCCAAGGGATTAAACACTTGGCTCGCAGACATTGTAGCTGGTCCGCACGCAAGCAGGCGCTCCGTGGCTGTTCCCTGCCCGGCAGCCCCTGAATCTCACTCCCCAGCGGGCTACGGCGCCGTGGGCCACTTTGAAGCCCCTGTTTCTCTGGCCGAGATTCTCAGGCGTTTGGCTTCTGAGCTCGGTGGTCTGAAATACGTCATGGTTGCCAGCCCTGTAGGCGCGGACATGAAGACCGCCACGGTGGGAAGCTTTGGCGTCTGCGCGGGCAGTGGCTATGACGTCCTGAAGAAGGCAGACGTCGACTTGTTGGTCACGGGGGAAACGAGCCACCATTCGGCGTTGAGGGCCATCCAGCAAGGAAGAACATTGGTGCAAGTGTTTCATAGTAATTCGGAGAGGGGCTACTTGCAAAAGTTTCTCGGGCCAATGTTGGAAGAACAGCTAAAGAAGGCCGTTCCAGAAGCTCAAGTGGTCTTGAGCCAGTTTGACAAGGATCCTTTTACCATTTACAACGTCGACCATCTAGGTTAG